One genomic window of Chitinophagaceae bacterium includes the following:
- a CDS encoding diacylglycerol kinase family protein — protein MNLIKMIKSFVPALTGIKSAFLSENNLRIHLLAAMLVSALGFYFHLMRMEWLLLIFAIGLVFITEYLNTAVEKLTDMVAPEFDERAGIVKDISAGAVLIAALTAVAIGVIVFFPYIM, from the coding sequence ATGAATCTGATTAAAATGATAAAGAGTTTTGTACCCGCTCTCACAGGTATTAAGTCGGCTTTCCTCTCAGAAAATAATTTGCGGATTCACCTCCTCGCTGCAATGCTAGTATCAGCACTTGGATTTTATTTTCACCTGATGCGAATGGAATGGCTGTTGTTAATCTTCGCGATAGGTTTAGTTTTCATAACAGAATATCTGAATACTGCAGTTGAGAAACTTACCGATATGGTAGCGCCGGAATTTGATGAAAGGGCAGGTATTGTAAAAGACATTTCGGCAGGTGCCGTTTTAATTGCAGCGTTAACCGCAGTAGCAATCGGAGTGATTGTGTTTTTTCCTTACATCATGTGA
- a CDS encoding 4-hydroxy-tetrahydrodipicolinate synthase, which translates to MIHQKFRGTGVALITPFKKDGSIDFTALDKLIHFNIDNGVNYFVSLGTTGETATLTKEERKEVWQFSSKSVNGKVPLVAGIGGNNTAEVVETVKQFDIPGFDAILSVSPYYNKPSQEGIYQHFMKIAEVSNLPLLLYNVPGRTSSNISAETTIRLAKSHERFIGMKEASGNFAQCMRIVKEKPKDFLVISGDDIITLPMIGFGMDGVISVVGQAFPTDFSEMVTEALNGNFAAAQQSHYKLLDFMEWFFAEGSPGGVKAALNILGICENIVRLPLVPVSNTLYQRIGAAMAIV; encoded by the coding sequence ATGATTCACCAGAAATTCCGCGGAACAGGTGTCGCACTGATTACTCCTTTCAAAAAGGATGGCAGCATAGATTTTACAGCGCTTGATAAACTTATTCATTTCAATATTGACAATGGTGTAAATTATTTTGTTTCACTCGGTACAACAGGTGAAACAGCCACATTGACAAAAGAAGAAAGAAAAGAGGTATGGCAATTCTCTTCGAAATCTGTAAATGGAAAAGTCCCACTGGTTGCAGGCATTGGCGGAAATAATACAGCAGAAGTAGTTGAAACCGTAAAACAGTTTGACATCCCGGGATTTGATGCGATTCTTTCAGTGAGTCCTTATTACAATAAGCCATCACAGGAAGGTATTTATCAGCATTTCATGAAAATTGCGGAAGTATCCAACCTTCCTTTACTATTATATAACGTACCCGGAAGAACAAGTTCTAATATTTCCGCAGAAACGACGATAAGGCTTGCTAAGTCTCATGAGCGTTTTATTGGAATGAAAGAAGCCTCCGGAAATTTTGCGCAATGTATGCGAATTGTTAAAGAGAAACCGAAAGACTTTCTGGTGATTTCGGGCGATGACATTATAACGTTGCCCATGATTGGTTTTGGAATGGATGGTGTGATATCAGTTGTTGGACAGGCTTTCCCTACAGATTTTTCAGAGATGGTAACCGAAGCGCTCAATGGAAATTTCGCGGCCGCTCAACAATCGCATTATAAGCTCCTCGATTTTATGGAATGGTTCTTCGCAGAAGGAAGTCCGGGTGGTGTGAAAGCTGCTTTAAACATATTGGGGATTTGCGAAAATATAGTTCGCTTGCCATTGGTTCCTGTGAGCAACACGCTTTATCAACGAATCGGGGCAGCGATGGCGATCGTTTGA
- a CDS encoding T9SS type A sorting domain-containing protein — protein MKQKLLSFMMLMGALAFFTHHLAAQCIPNNDTVVGIEPDTLSVAYVGVPYEQIIYFKIPLDTSIQFGPYTVPIVVDSLVITSYSGLPPSFSLSCNTASCTLLGGQNGCASISGTATESELGYHPLKVYVTTYVSDTLGTTIGGFPDSIDFYFLDIQLPAGIANTSSGNWEMGYLYPNPSNQKILISVTAPINTIAELSVKDISGREIKREQVELKKGSHANWIDISSLPDGCYFIQLNAKGYHANAKFQVMH, from the coding sequence ATGAAACAAAAACTTTTATCCTTCATGATGCTTATGGGAGCGCTCGCATTCTTCACCCATCATCTTGCCGCTCAATGCATTCCCAACAATGATACAGTGGTAGGAATAGAACCGGATACTTTATCGGTGGCTTACGTGGGAGTTCCATATGAACAAATTATTTATTTCAAAATACCACTCGATACCAGTATTCAATTTGGCCCATATACGGTGCCAATAGTGGTTGACTCCTTAGTGATAACAAGTTATTCAGGATTGCCACCATCGTTTTCATTGTCTTGTAATACGGCATCATGCACCTTGCTTGGCGGACAAAACGGATGTGCTTCCATCAGCGGAACAGCTACAGAATCAGAACTGGGATATCATCCTTTGAAGGTGTATGTAACAACCTACGTATCTGATACTTTGGGTACAACTATAGGTGGATTTCCGGACTCCATCGACTTTTATTTTTTGGATATTCAACTGCCTGCAGGAATTGCTAATACGTCATCAGGAAATTGGGAGATGGGATATCTGTATCCCAATCCGTCCAACCAAAAAATTTTGATTTCGGTTACGGCTCCCATCAATACAATTGCAGAATTATCAGTGAAAGATATTTCAGGTAGGGAAATAAAACGGGAACAAGTGGAATTGAAAAAAGGGAGCCACGCGAATTGGATTGATATTTCTTCACTGCCGGATGGTTGCTATTTTATTCAGTTGAATGCAAAGGGATATCATGCAAATGCAAAATTCCAGGTGATGCATTAA
- a CDS encoding T9SS type A sorting domain-containing protein — protein MKKITLLLLASILLSVTSFATVRTTTTSGDWNNPSIWGGTVPVANDDVVISTGHIVTININPNNIINVTVNGTLQWDATGAARTWTVSGNFVINGTGSFICASPGTATVHTFNYNGIAFTNNGIMNLVNSSNKCNMVIGNSVTQTIGGSHTLNLNKLTLNNTGGKFVIDYGAGSFTPSETAPTKLNVSVTTADTMVIKQGLLIGCATNNATITHSFANFKLGSGTAKITSSVNVFTSVTTLTVNAAMILNDASNSNVTMSVNGSFISPSMTQANAATAFGVLGPNCFGGAGNATDLTISGDWNMTDIFVFVGNTKVFGGTEPNNPVINVSGNMTWASSETHTIDIPFTSEDFLVRTCFFGLFDSQGAFPQMNLNGGSVGTPNTLSVAFKVFDADVQSSSPLGSLTLAQISESMANWTVNGNWKITNGSSLAMHSDNTLTVNGTLRIENGGEVAGSETETEDIGYVPTNGPTISMGGNGVLYVENSGGLGKGLLSEAAAAVAFKNRTADIDWNLNGISSAGTVDYSAAGVQSITDRTYNQLSTSNSGVKTMNNAITSNSTLKIGAGTTLADGGFDATTKGTVINDGMHSGNGKIILGGTTNQSLSGTGSEWGNLQLNNAAGATCNSPVNTTGIFTLMSGILTTSSGAKLIFGATGGFLGGNAFSCVYGPVSKTTTSTAEFLFQLGKGLNYRPLSVTPGSTSSTTWTAEYFSSSYSNTTSVLAPITSVNTFSYWTLDRNGSANANVKLQWNTTEALADLNGLTVARWDGAQWTDAGVTATTGTNTSGTITSATVSSFSPFTLGEANTIITNPISGSPFCPGTAVNVSFSSTGTFSGANIYTAQLSDKTGSFDAPVNIGSLSSNANSGTVSAVIPTNTKSGTKFRIRVNSNNPAVTGSINTGNLKVTACDVPTAINVSPINQTNATINWGAVPCAYTYTIKYRVQGTSKWTTKKDLTGISKKITSLLPNTVYEYQMQTICTSDNKSKSSLTPIQTFMTQLKLESPVAEDLIGVQLYPNPATINTVLSFEAGEKGEATIAIFNTVGQQLFSLNTFCVEGINEVTLDISSLPSGIYFVKLMHGNETALRKLVKE, from the coding sequence ATGAAAAAAATTACCCTTCTGCTTCTGGCAAGCATTCTTCTTTCTGTTACTTCATTTGCAACAGTGCGCACTACTACTACTTCAGGTGACTGGAATAATCCCAGCATATGGGGTGGTACAGTGCCTGTTGCCAACGACGATGTGGTGATCAGCACCGGCCATATTGTTACCATTAATATCAATCCAAATAATATTATCAATGTAACTGTAAATGGAACATTGCAATGGGATGCGACCGGAGCAGCGCGCACCTGGACCGTATCCGGAAACTTTGTAATCAATGGAACAGGTTCTTTTATTTGTGCATCGCCTGGAACAGCGACTGTTCATACTTTTAATTACAATGGTATTGCTTTCACCAACAACGGCATTATGAATCTTGTGAACAGTTCCAACAAATGCAACATGGTGATTGGAAACTCGGTTACTCAAACCATTGGCGGTAGTCATACACTCAACCTGAATAAACTTACACTCAATAATACAGGAGGAAAATTTGTGATTGATTATGGCGCGGGTTCATTTACACCTTCTGAAACTGCTCCCACCAAACTGAATGTAAGTGTTACTACTGCAGACACTATGGTAATCAAGCAAGGTTTACTGATTGGTTGTGCTACCAACAATGCAACCATCACGCACAGCTTTGCCAATTTCAAATTAGGAAGTGGCACCGCCAAAATTACTTCGAGTGTCAATGTTTTTACTTCCGTTACAACACTTACTGTAAACGCTGCGATGATTTTGAATGATGCCTCCAACTCCAATGTAACCATGTCGGTGAATGGCTCCTTCATTTCTCCTTCTATGACGCAAGCTAATGCTGCTACTGCATTTGGTGTATTAGGGCCGAATTGTTTTGGCGGAGCAGGCAACGCAACAGATTTGACCATCAGCGGTGATTGGAATATGACAGATATTTTTGTTTTCGTAGGAAATACAAAAGTCTTCGGTGGCACAGAACCTAACAATCCTGTGATAAATGTTTCAGGTAATATGACCTGGGCCAGCAGCGAAACACACACGATTGATATTCCTTTTACTTCTGAAGATTTCCTGGTAAGGACTTGTTTTTTTGGCTTATTTGATTCACAGGGAGCTTTTCCACAAATGAATCTGAACGGAGGATCTGTTGGCACACCTAATACTTTGAGTGTTGCATTCAAAGTATTTGATGCTGATGTGCAATCTTCCAGTCCGCTTGGTTCGCTTACACTTGCGCAGATCTCTGAATCAATGGCCAACTGGACGGTGAACGGCAACTGGAAAATTACCAACGGATCAAGTCTTGCAATGCATTCCGATAACACACTTACTGTTAATGGAACACTTCGGATTGAAAACGGTGGCGAAGTTGCAGGATCAGAAACGGAAACAGAAGACATCGGTTATGTGCCAACCAATGGTCCGACAATTTCTATGGGTGGAAATGGTGTTTTGTATGTTGAAAATTCGGGTGGGCTTGGAAAAGGATTGTTGTCCGAAGCTGCCGCCGCCGTTGCTTTCAAAAACAGAACCGCTGACATCGATTGGAATCTGAATGGAATCAGTAGCGCAGGAACAGTTGACTATTCAGCCGCTGGTGTACAGTCTATAACGGACAGGACATACAATCAGTTAAGTACGAGCAATAGCGGAGTTAAAACAATGAACAATGCAATCACTTCAAACAGCACTTTAAAAATTGGCGCAGGCACAACATTGGCCGATGGCGGATTTGATGCAACAACAAAAGGGACTGTGATAAACGATGGAATGCATTCAGGAAACGGAAAAATTATTTTGGGTGGAACTACCAATCAATCGTTAAGCGGAACCGGCAGTGAATGGGGAAATCTTCAATTGAACAATGCTGCCGGAGCAACCTGTAATTCACCCGTAAATACAACCGGCATCTTCACATTGATGAGCGGGATTCTCACCACGTCCTCCGGCGCAAAACTGATATTTGGTGCAACCGGTGGCTTCCTTGGTGGAAATGCTTTCAGTTGTGTTTATGGACCCGTTTCAAAAACCACAACATCAACTGCAGAATTTTTATTTCAACTCGGCAAAGGATTAAACTACAGACCGTTGAGCGTGACGCCTGGATCAACTTCTTCTACAACATGGACCGCTGAATATTTTTCTTCTTCCTACAGCAATACCACAAGCGTACTTGCACCCATTACTTCCGTAAATACTTTCTCCTACTGGACACTTGACCGGAATGGCAGTGCCAATGCAAATGTGAAACTGCAATGGAATACGACAGAAGCACTTGCAGATTTGAATGGATTAACCGTTGCACGTTGGGATGGAGCACAATGGACAGATGCAGGTGTTACAGCTACAACAGGAACAAATACTTCCGGCACTATCACATCAGCAACCGTCAGTTCCTTCTCTCCTTTTACACTCGGAGAAGCAAATACTATAATTACAAATCCAATAAGCGGTTCACCTTTCTGTCCGGGAACAGCAGTGAATGTTTCATTTTCTTCCACCGGCACTTTTAGCGGCGCAAATATTTATACCGCACAGCTTTCAGATAAAACAGGTTCTTTCGACGCACCGGTAAATATTGGTTCGCTCAGCAGCAATGCCAATTCAGGAACAGTAAGCGCAGTCATTCCAACCAATACCAAGTCCGGCACAAAATTCAGAATCAGGGTGAACAGTAATAACCCTGCAGTAACCGGAAGTATTAACACTGGAAATTTAAAAGTTACGGCATGTGACGTGCCCACAGCAATCAACGTAAGTCCGATCAATCAAACGAATGCAACTATTAACTGGGGTGCTGTTCCATGCGCCTATACTTATACTATTAAATACCGTGTGCAGGGTACTTCAAAATGGACAACCAAGAAAGACCTCACCGGAATTTCGAAAAAGATCACAAGTCTTTTACCAAATACAGTTTACGAATACCAGATGCAAACGATTTGTACATCGGACAATAAATCAAAATCAAGTCTCACGCCTATTCAGACTTTCATGACGCAATTAAAATTGGAATCTCCTGTTGCCGAAGATCTCATTGGCGTCCAGCTTTATCCAAATCCTGCAACAATCAATACAGTGCTTTCTTTTGAAGCAGGAGAAAAGGGTGAAGCAACGATTGCAATTTTCAATACAGTCGGACAACAATTATTTTCATTGAATACATTTTGTGTGGAAGGCATAAATGAAGTGACTTTAGATATCAGTTCACTTCCTTCAGGTATTTACTTTGTGAAGTTGATGCATGGAAATGAAACTGCATTGCGGAAATTAGTGAAGGAGTAA
- a CDS encoding acetyl-CoA carboxylase carboxyltransferase subunit alpha, with product MTYLDFEKPIEELQEQLDKLKKIGENGKVDMASAIKELDDKMLETRKNIYGNLNGWQRVQLSRHPERPYTLYYISQMCSKFIELHGDRTMGDDKAMVGCIGKLDGDSILFIGQQKGVNTKQRQYRNFGMANPEGYRKALRLMKMAEKFNIPIVTLIDTPGAYPGLEAEERGQAEAIARNLYEMTLLKVPVICIIIGEGASGGALGIGIGDRVLMMENTWYSVISPESCSSILWHSWNYKEQAAEELKLDAKNMFDFKLVDGVIKEPLGGAHNNPEEMAKILKREIKKHLIDLKDLTPKERIDQRIQKFSSMGFFEE from the coding sequence ATGACGTATCTCGATTTTGAAAAGCCAATCGAAGAGCTACAGGAACAGTTGGATAAACTGAAAAAGATTGGTGAAAACGGCAAGGTAGATATGGCTTCGGCCATTAAGGAGTTGGATGATAAAATGCTGGAAACCAGGAAGAATATTTATGGTAACCTTAACGGTTGGCAACGCGTCCAGCTCTCCCGGCATCCTGAACGGCCTTATACGCTCTATTACATCTCTCAAATGTGCAGCAAGTTTATTGAATTGCATGGCGACCGCACAATGGGCGATGATAAAGCCATGGTAGGTTGCATTGGAAAACTGGATGGTGATTCCATTCTCTTCATTGGTCAGCAAAAAGGAGTGAATACCAAGCAACGTCAGTACAGAAACTTTGGAATGGCCAATCCTGAAGGTTACCGTAAAGCATTGCGCCTGATGAAGATGGCCGAGAAATTTAATATCCCGATTGTTACATTGATTGATACTCCGGGTGCATATCCGGGCCTGGAGGCGGAAGAGCGCGGACAGGCTGAAGCTATCGCAAGAAACTTGTATGAAATGACATTGTTAAAAGTGCCTGTCATTTGCATTATCATTGGCGAAGGTGCTTCAGGTGGTGCGTTAGGAATTGGTATCGGAGACCGTGTGCTGATGATGGAAAACACCTGGTATTCAGTAATATCTCCTGAATCATGCTCTTCTATTCTTTGGCATAGCTGGAATTACAAGGAACAAGCCGCTGAAGAGCTGAAGCTGGATGCAAAAAATATGTTTGATTTCAAATTGGTCGATGGTGTAATCAAAGAACCATTGGGAGGAGCTCATAATAACCCGGAAGAGATGGCAAAGATTCTGAAGCGGGAAATAAAAAAACACCTGATTGATCTCAAAGACCTCACTCCAAAGGAACGTATTGATCAGCGGATACAAAAGTTTTCTTCCATGGGATTTTTCGAAGAATGA
- a CDS encoding DUF748 domain-containing protein, translated as MKWLKRTGISFLILFVTAIVLMAVFISPLTKYFIQKYSKQVIGRQVSLDGLFLNFFTGSMSITDLKVFEPNDKDVFFYCHKISSNITVKKMLQGEFQVNEMKFVNPKVTVYQDGNHFSYDDITAHLLSSDTVQKTTTDAPPVKFWLRNIQIDSGYVKHINVPYKDTTELKRLQFICAQYAWDDPKLDLAASFSFGSGGDVSTTMKLNIDALDYIIDLGLKKVNVKKYYKSLNAILHIGSLNGFVNAALKFRGNFNELENLATSGFLSMDDVAIRDTTDTDFTSFKQFKIQIDSLNVKENRYDFHKILLDQPYFKFDLYDNGNNLSKMLVTSGSETADVPDSMAAAPDELDYSNIFTLMGSYIKLISKDYLVSNYSADSIILREGHFLYNDYTLEDRFSYNIENANFVSGKINSQNDSIIIRSDATFNQSGKLTAYMAATPDFKNFRMNFDIKNMKVSDMNPYSRFYVATPFLDGKLDYSSQTTITDGMLNSSNKISVLQLTAGKKVSDKPLYNVPIRLAVSLLKDVHGNINLDIPVEGNLNDPEYKIGKVIWQIIENILVKAATAPFRLLSNMFGGSEEDMKQIPFNYLQNDLGNDQYKKLDQVTEVLIAKTEMNVELKQVTDTFAERELLSLFEAKQKYYESKILKTARDSLFTEDVAQINSITNKDSLFNLYLNQQLQLSATDLMSTQEKCIRLIGAASIDQQLNALMKHRNDQVISYLTTTKSIAPERIKVLNNHDYVMSNGISQPVYLVNYLVEE; from the coding sequence ATGAAATGGCTAAAGAGAACAGGAATCTCATTCCTGATATTATTTGTTACAGCTATTGTTCTTATGGCTGTATTTATTTCACCCCTCACCAAATACTTCATTCAGAAATACAGCAAACAGGTGATCGGCCGGCAGGTTTCCCTGGATGGTTTATTCCTGAATTTCTTTACAGGCTCTATGAGCATCACGGATCTTAAAGTGTTTGAACCCAACGACAAGGATGTGTTTTTTTATTGCCATAAAATTTCATCGAATATCACCGTAAAGAAAATGCTGCAGGGTGAATTTCAAGTCAACGAAATGAAATTTGTAAATCCGAAAGTAACCGTTTATCAGGATGGCAATCATTTCAGCTATGATGATATCACAGCACACTTATTATCATCAGACACAGTGCAAAAAACAACCACAGATGCTCCACCGGTTAAATTCTGGTTGAGGAATATTCAGATTGACAGCGGATATGTAAAACACATTAACGTTCCCTATAAAGACACCACGGAATTAAAGCGCCTTCAGTTTATTTGTGCGCAATATGCATGGGACGATCCTAAACTGGATCTGGCAGCGAGCTTTTCTTTTGGAAGTGGCGGCGATGTAAGCACTACCATGAAGCTGAATATTGATGCGCTTGATTACATTATTGATCTCGGGCTTAAAAAGGTGAATGTGAAAAAATATTACAAGTCATTGAATGCGATATTGCACATCGGTTCACTCAATGGATTTGTAAATGCAGCGCTGAAGTTCAGGGGCAATTTCAATGAATTGGAAAATCTCGCTACGTCAGGATTTCTTTCAATGGATGATGTAGCGATTAGAGATACTACTGATACAGACTTTACTTCTTTCAAACAATTTAAGATACAGATTGATAGTCTGAATGTGAAGGAAAACCGTTACGATTTTCACAAGATCCTGCTCGACCAACCGTACTTTAAATTTGATTTGTACGACAATGGAAACAATCTGTCGAAGATGCTGGTGACTTCCGGTTCCGAAACTGCAGATGTTCCTGATTCAATGGCCGCCGCACCGGATGAGTTGGATTACTCCAACATCTTTACATTAATGGGCTCTTATATAAAATTGATTTCCAAAGATTACCTGGTTAGTAATTACAGCGCTGACAGTATTATTCTGCGTGAAGGACATTTTCTTTACAATGATTATACATTGGAAGACCGGTTCAGCTACAATATAGAAAATGCCAATTTCGTATCCGGAAAAATTAATTCACAGAATGACAGCATCATCATCAGGTCAGATGCCACCTTTAATCAAAGCGGAAAGTTGACGGCTTACATGGCGGCTACGCCTGATTTTAAAAACTTCAGGATGAACTTTGATATCAAAAATATGAAGGTGTCTGATATGAATCCGTATTCGCGTTTTTATGTGGCAACTCCTTTTCTCGATGGAAAGCTTGACTATTCCAGTCAAACCACTATCACTGACGGTATGCTGAACAGCAGCAATAAAATTTCTGTGTTGCAACTTACAGCAGGCAAGAAAGTAAGCGATAAGCCATTGTACAATGTTCCCATCCGCCTGGCTGTTTCATTGCTGAAGGATGTACATGGAAACATCAATCTTGATATTCCGGTAGAAGGGAATTTGAATGATCCTGAATATAAAATTGGAAAAGTGATCTGGCAAATTATAGAAAACATACTTGTGAAAGCTGCCACTGCGCCTTTCCGTTTGCTTTCAAACATGTTCGGCGGCAGTGAAGAAGATATGAAACAGATTCCTTTCAACTATCTGCAAAATGACTTAGGAAATGATCAATATAAGAAGCTGGACCAGGTTACAGAAGTACTGATTGCGAAAACGGAAATGAATGTGGAGCTAAAACAGGTGACGGATACTTTTGCGGAGCGCGAGCTGTTGAGCTTGTTTGAAGCAAAGCAGAAATACTACGAATCAAAAATTCTGAAAACTGCCAGAGACAGTCTTTTCACGGAAGATGTCGCGCAAATCAATAGTATAACGAACAAAGATTCCCTGTTTAATTTATACCTCAATCAGCAATTGCAACTTTCAGCAACTGACCTGATGTCAACACAGGAAAAATGCATCAGGCTGATTGGAGCGGCAAGTATTGATCAGCAATTGAACGCATTGATGAAACACAGAAACGACCAGGTGATCAGCTATCTCACTACAACAAAATCCATTGCACCAGAACGGATAAAAGTGCTGAACAATCACGATTATGTAATGAGCAATGGCATCAGTCAGCCGGTATATTTAGTTAATTATCTGGTGGAGGAATGA
- a CDS encoding GIY-YIG nuclease family protein, giving the protein MKHPAVYFISNKNRTTIYIGVTSDLEKRMLEHKAGIGSSFAAKYNLVDLIYYEKHPSMIAAIEREKQLKNWHSKWKWNQAKSFNKSLLDLAHDWFTPDEIKTFREDMRKEYELRRRDPETSSG; this is encoded by the coding sequence ATGAAACATCCCGCAGTTTATTTTATTTCCAATAAAAACCGAACAACCATTTACATCGGCGTTACAAGTGATCTTGAAAAAAGGATGCTTGAGCACAAAGCAGGAATCGGGTCATCATTCGCAGCAAAATATAATCTTGTTGATCTTATCTATTATGAAAAACATCCTTCCATGATCGCTGCGATTGAAAGAGAAAAACAATTAAAGAACTGGCACAGCAAGTGGAAATGGAATCAGGCAAAATCCTTTAACAAATCTTTATTGGACCTGGCTCATGATTGGTTTACTCCTGATGAAATAAAAACCTTTAGGGAGGATATGCGAAAAGAGTATGAACTCCGCCGGAGAGATCCCGAAACTAGTTCGGGATGA
- a CDS encoding aminotransferase class I/II-fold pyridoxal phosphate-dependent enzyme, giving the protein MDLFEKLLQNRGPIGQYSKIAHGYFSFPKLEGEIGNRMIFRGKERIIWSLNNYLGLANHPEIRKADADATARWGLAYPMGARMMSGNSDLHEQLEKELAKFEGKKDAILFNYGYQGIMSAIDCLVDRRDIIVYDAESHACIIDGLRMHLGKRFVYAHNDIESCEKQLQRATELANESGGAILVITEGVFGMGGDQGKLKEIVALKKKYSFRLMVDDAHGFGTMGKTGAGTGEEQGVQDDIDLYFSTFAKSMASIGAFMAGDEQVIEYLRYNSRSQIFAKALPMPFVVGNLKRLELLQTQPELKAKLWENVNALQKGLKERGFDIGQSNTPVTPVYFKGSPSEAANMIMDIRENYNIFLSIVVYPVVPKGVMLLRLTPTAVHTMQDIDETLNCFTEVGEKLKAGTYLTQKLVGVV; this is encoded by the coding sequence ATGGATTTATTTGAAAAACTTCTTCAGAACAGAGGTCCGATAGGGCAGTACTCAAAAATTGCGCACGGTTATTTTTCTTTTCCAAAGCTCGAAGGCGAGATTGGAAACCGTATGATCTTCCGAGGTAAAGAGCGGATCATCTGGAGTTTAAATAATTATCTGGGCCTCGCCAATCATCCAGAAATCCGTAAAGCAGATGCTGATGCCACTGCACGCTGGGGATTGGCTTATCCAATGGGTGCACGTATGATGTCAGGCAATTCTGACCTGCATGAGCAGTTAGAGAAAGAACTGGCGAAGTTTGAAGGAAAAAAGGACGCGATACTTTTCAATTACGGTTACCAGGGAATTATGTCAGCAATTGATTGCCTGGTGGATCGCCGGGATATAATTGTGTACGATGCAGAATCTCATGCATGTATCATTGATGGTTTAAGGATGCACCTGGGGAAACGTTTCGTTTACGCTCATAACGATATCGAAAGTTGCGAAAAACAGTTACAACGTGCAACAGAACTCGCTAATGAATCCGGAGGCGCCATACTGGTAATTACTGAAGGCGTTTTTGGAATGGGTGGTGACCAGGGAAAACTGAAAGAGATCGTAGCGCTGAAGAAAAAATACAGTTTCCGGCTGATGGTGGATGACGCACACGGATTTGGAACCATGGGAAAAACAGGTGCCGGAACAGGAGAGGAGCAAGGCGTTCAGGATGACATTGACCTGTACTTTTCCACATTCGCAAAATCAATGGCAAGCATCGGCGCTTTTATGGCCGGTGATGAACAGGTAATTGAATACCTCCGGTATAATTCCCGTTCGCAAATTTTCGCCAAAGCTTTACCTATGCCTTTTGTAGTTGGAAATCTTAAGCGGCTTGAATTGTTGCAAACACAACCTGAACTGAAAGCAAAATTGTGGGAGAATGTAAATGCACTTCAGAAAGGGTTAAAAGAACGCGGTTTTGATATCGGACAATCCAACACACCCGTAACTCCGGTTTATTTCAAAGGATCTCCTTCTGAAGCAGCCAATATGATTATGGATATACGTGAGAATTACAACATTTTCTTATCGATAGTGGTGTATCCGGTAGTACCTAAAGGAGTGATGCTGTTACGTCTTACACCTACTGCCGTTCATACCATGCAAGACATAGATGAAACATTGAACTGTTTCACGGAAGTGGGCGAAAAATTAAAGGCAGGAACTTATCTGACACAGAAGTTAGTGGGAGTCGTATAG